A genome region from Actinomycetota bacterium includes the following:
- a CDS encoding response regulator, with translation MKMAAEEEEKYRILLIEDDPAISNVVELNLRLDNYEVFLASDGEEGLKMVDETDPDLIILDVMMPKIDGWQVLMKLKSEDRTRDIPVIMLTAIDDEQSKVIGLRGGADDYVPKPFSPLELAARVKVILDRVGRARRAPSQGSREAPRLDQIPVQKGDVCWFTTW, from the coding sequence GTGAAGATGGCGGCGGAAGAGGAGGAAAAGTACCGCATCCTGCTCATCGAGGACGACCCGGCCATCTCCAACGTCGTGGAACTCAACCTGAGGCTGGACAACTACGAGGTCTTTCTCGCCTCCGATGGGGAGGAAGGACTGAAGATGGTCGATGAGACCGACCCCGACCTCATCATCCTGGACGTCATGATGCCCAAGATAGACGGATGGCAGGTGCTCATGAAGCTCAAGTCGGAGGACAGGACCAGGGACATCCCGGTGATCATGCTCACCGCCATCGACGACGAGCAGTCCAAGGTCATCGGGCTGCGGGGAGGCGCCGACGACTACGTGCCCAAGCCCTTCAGCCCCCTTGAGCTGGCCGCCAGAGTCAAGGTCATCCTGGACCGCGTGGGCAGGGCCCGCCGCGCCCCGTCACAGGGGAGCAGGGAGGCGCCGCGGCTGGACCAGATACCCGTGCAGAAGGGCGACGTGTGCTGGTTCACT